TCCTACGCTTCCTATTCCGGACATTGATCTCCGCAGGCTCGAAGCTCCATCGTGCTACACTCGAGCAACCTGACCATACTTTCGACGAAGTTGTACTCTCGAGCGTCGCGAGTAGAGGTGCCCCTGAAGTCGGTGACAGTGATAGATCAACGCGAAATGCTGGTCATCAGGACGCTCGACGTCGCTCTATCCGGCCAGTACTATCTAAAGATAAATTTCACGGGCAGTCTAAAGAGAAAATTGACCGGGTTCTATCTGAGCAAATACACCGACCCCGGCGGATCCACCAGGTAGGCCAGATCTACCAGCTTTCCAGAGGTAACGCTGATTCAAATTATTCGCAGAGACTTGGCGAGCACTCAGTTCGAGCCAACCTACGCGAGAACCGCTTTTCCCTGCTTCGACGAGCCGCGGTTCAAGGCCACGTTCCTGATCCGCACTCTTCACACCGAGAAGCTGTACCACGCGTTGTCGAACATGCCAGTATCGGTGAGTCGGAACCGTCGCCTACGGAAACCTGGAGCTCGGCGCACGATTGTTGCAGAGAACGGAGACGATGAAGGAGGACGAGTCCGCCGTAGCGACGTTCTTCGAGGCATCGCCGCCGATGTCCACGTACCTGGTGGCGTTCCTGGTCAGCGACTTCGAGTGTCTAGAGTCGTCCTTGAGAACGCTGAGCGGCAATAGCATACCGGTGAAGGTCTGCGCGAGGCCGATGTACAAGAACAAAACCAGGTTTGCGTTGGACGTGGCCGTCAGGACGATGGAGTACTACCTGACCGTGTTCAACATCGACtatcctcttccgaaattaggTACCTCGGATCTATGTCTAATCGTTTAGCGTTCTTGATCCTAAAACTGTCGATCGTTCAGACCTGGTAGCTATTCCCGACTTCAACGCGGGCGCCATGGAAAATTGGGGCCTGGTCACTTTCAGGGAATCCGAATTGTTGCACACCGACGACGACAGCTCCTTCGCGAACACAAGAAGCGTCTGCTGCACGGTGGCCCACGAGCTGGCGCACATGTGGTTCGGCAATCTGGTCACCATGAGCTGGTGGAACGATCTGTGGCTGAACGAGGGGTTCGCGACTTACATGGAGCATATGGCCGTAGACTTCTTGTTTCCCCGGTGGAACCAGGTCGATCGGAGTAAGCCATAATGATCGCGCGGAAACTCACGGATCGGTTTGTTCATTAGATAGACTCCTTCCCGTTGCACACCAAGTACGTCGCCATGAAACACGACGGCAAAGCGCGCGCCAGGCCTATAGTGAAGAGGGTGGAGGACCCCGAAGAGATTCTCGAGATGTTCGATCGGATCTCGTACCAGAAAGTATGTCGCTTCGATTCTCCGCTGAAGAATTGTTTGGAAAGTCGTTTCAGCTGGTATCTAAAAGAGTTTAAGGTGATTTAGATGGGTCAAATTTCGCAGGCTGCGGCCGTGATCAGGATGCTGGAGGACGCGATTGGGAACTCGAGGTTCGTCCACGGGATCAGAGACTACTTGCTGACCTACCGATTTCAAAACGCAGCCTCGCGGGACCTGTTCGAGATCCTGCAAAACAGCAGTCGTATCGGCATCGACATGGCCGACTTTATGAGCCGATGGACCGGTTTCGCCGGATTTCCGGTGATCAACGTGGTCCAGGAGAAGAAGATCTTCAGGTTGTCGCAGCGGCGATTCACGGCAAGCAAGAAGCTGCACGAGACTCTCGAGTACGTAGCGCAACTTTGTGCAGCAGGTGACAAGAACGTTACACGATCGTTGCAGCGACGGTAGCTGGACCATTCCTGTGAAGTACACAACCAGCGATAGAAACGGCGCGAAGCTCGATTGGTTTCTGGCGAACTTCTCTTGCGGTAATAATCGCGATCGAATTGATTTAGAGGGGAACAACGACGGCGCATCGCGTTCGCCGTTTTACGCCGCGATGGGTAATTGACCTGATTGCAGTGGAACTGACTCTGGAGGAGAGGGTGGATTGGATTAAACTGAATCACAGGTCCGTCGGGTACTACGTCGTTAATTACACGGAGGACGCGTGGAACGTCTTCGCCTTCTTGCTGCGCGACAATCATCGGGTACGTTTCGATCCGACGAACAACTTTAAAGACTAGCTTCGACCAACAGTTCGAACGATTAAGACGGCTGCTAGACGAGATACGTACAAAGTATCTGTCAATTTCAGGCGCTAAGTCCCACGGACAGAGGCGATCTGCTGCACGACGCGTTTCTGTTGGCAGACGCTGTGGCTTTGAATTATGGCAGCGCGATGAACCTGTCCGTCTATCTCTCGAACGAGAGCTCCTATCAGCCATGGGCCGTGGCTGTCGACTGGTTCggccaaatgaacaagttgctGGCCGGAACGAAGTCGCACAATCGTTTCCAGGTAGCCTAATTTCTTCGATTCGTTAGCGATAGCTCGGTTCATGCCGGATTTTTCTAGCTGTACGCGAGGAATCTGATCGATCGAATCTATCGCCGATCGGGATGGCTGGTCGGGGTGGAGAGGTCGCCGTCGAACAGGTTGGTCCAGCACCGAGCTAATTTTCGTCGACGTAGAAAGATATTTTCAAGCCTGATTAAATGAACCTTCGGCTTATTACGCATTCGGGATTATTATACAACAACGTAGAACTGTGAGTCCACGTGTATGATGTATTGATCAATTAGCGGGGAAGGTATTAACGCGTTGACCGTGATGGTTTCTGCGATAATCAGCTTCCTACAAATTAATTAACATGAAAACAGCGCCGTTAGTCGGCCGCGTTGCATAATGTACGCTGCCGTTGTACGATGGAAACGCATACAGATACACACATTCTGTTTCCTGCTTCGGTATAATCAGCGGAGCAAAGATTATGCGACTGATAGCGCCGATAAAAATTCGGGGACAGAATTGAAGAGGGAATCTTCGTTTGATTTACGTCGGTCGCGAAAACGAAGAAAAATCCGAAGAAAATTCGGAATTTTCTTGTACAAGGAAAATCGAAAAGACGTTGCGATCGTTTTTAAGAGAACTGGGCGTGCTGATACTGCACGGAGCTTGCATGGTGGGCCACAAGCACTGTCTAAAGACAGCCGAGAGAAAGCTGCGAAGCTTGCTCGACGGTGAACCGCTGCCGGCCGACATCCGGTCCGTGGTCTACTCGTTCGGTGAGggagaaaatataaatataagtggCCTGTTCTTATTATTTATGGCAGGATGGTTGCGACAGGTCTCGCCACGCAATCCGCCGACGCTGAATCGATATTCGAGAAGATGTCGAGGCTGCTCGCGACCGAGTCCGGCCCGCAAGAAAAGGAACGGCTGATCGTCGGGCTGGCCGGCGTGCAACAGAAAACTCTCCAAGTCAGGTCCGTCGACTTCTCCCATTCAATTACAGGCTAATTACTCTTCCCGCTATCTCCTGCCCTCGCTTATCAACGGCCGCGGTATTGTCTCTTTTATTTATGGAACGTTCGGCTGATTACACACTGGAGATCAATTCCAGTAAACAACCGAACGCTCCATGGAAAAGAAATCGTACTAAATGAATCTTTAGCTCCTCAGCTCTTGTTTCATTAACCTCTTGACTCGCGATTTCAATGAGAGATACTATTTAGATTTTGGTTTATCGTTTCTGTAAGAGAAAGGATACGAATTCGAAGTTGACGCGTTGCTAGCGGTATTTGCCGATGATGTTGAACGATATTTTGTCAATTTTTCACGACTATTTTAAACGTCTTTGGGTGTCTTGCGATTAAATAGATCACGCTGTTAACCCTTCGTgattttaagaaattataaaatcGTGATATGTAAATGCCGACCTTGAATCGACGAAGTTTACTTGGTACACGCGGTGTTTACTCAATGGTGTTTTATGCTTCCATGTGCgggtaaaaaaatgttatatttacaaCGGAATATCCTATGGCTTTATTAAAGATAGACGTAGGGCAGAGGAAAGTTTCGACCTTCGACGGTGTTTAATATAACTTGTCAATGTAGTACCGCACTTCCATGTACTTCGCCCTACTAGCCGGCGAGCCATGGAAGAGTTACACGTTAAATATATAATCGTATATTTAACATAACAATTTCTCCCCTGCGAATCTAGATGTCTCGAGCTGGCGACCAACGAGAACCTCGTCCGCAAGCAGGACTTCGGACCTGTTTTGATCAAGATGGCTTCCGGTCCCGTTGGACTCAAGATGGTCTGGGATTTTATACGGTGCGAACTCTTTGAAAACTCAACGATAAAACGATCACGTTGAAGATTGAACAATTGCCCGTAGATCCCGGTGGGACAGTCTCAGAGGAAAATATATCGCGGAGGGCTACAATTTAGGGAAGACCGTTCTGGCGATCGTCTCGTTGTTCAAGGACAGACAGATGTTGCGCGAGGTTATCTCAATCGACAATTCGTTGCATCGAATTTTCTTAATCGTGCGCTTTTCAGGCGACACGATTCCTTCGGTCCAACAAAGATCTCGGCGTGACGGAGGTCGCGAAGAAAACCGCAATCGAGGAGATCGAAAACAACATCGACTGGCTGGCTGCGAATCGACGGATCGTAGATCGATGGCTATCGGCCAATGGCATCGATTAAACGCTATTTTTCTTTCTGCTTGGTGTACACCGCAATTTAGAAAGCGTCGGACCAGGATCTGTCTAAAATCTACCGCTTTCATGAAATACTTTcgactcgtttgattcaattTTGTTTTACACCCTTTTACAAAGACGCCCGCTTAAAAAGAATCAGTGAAATCGGTTCGCAGAAAATTCTACTGCGTCATGCGAGAGCGAAAGGTGTCATTAGAGGATTAAAATAGCACAAGCCGTATTCTAGACACCTTAGCAGACTCGTTACCGATTAATTATCTAATCGGCGGATCCTGAAAAAAATCCGAGCTCTGGCAATGCCGAGGCATCGCGCGCAGCAGGGGAAGGGAGGTCGTTTATCGTCGGCTTTATCGAAAATTTCTTTCATTACTCACTGTCGACACGGCTAACCCCGGTAAACAGCAGACGCCTGCCGCTCACTGTCAGACCGATAGGCAGTCCGCGAGGCGAATGATTCCTCCGCGCTACTCGACGCGAGTGCATCTCCAGTGTTCGCCGAAGACGGCCATCTAGATCGAGACCGACCTTGTCCGCTATTCGCGATGCCGAAGATCAATGAAACGGTGCACTACGCGCTTGTCGCGTCCTGGGAGAAGACGGGATGTAAGATCGTCGCTGATTATCCTACGAAACGGGACCCAGCGTTCAGGGCCATCGCCTTGAGCACGGTCGATGGCTTGAAGTCGGTGGAGAACGACAGGATCAGCCTCGATCGGGGCAAGTAAGAGAATTCTTGGCTGATGGCTGGTCGACTATCGTTTAAGTGTCTCGTGTAGACGGTTCAGGTTATTTATCAGTTATACTGCTGCATTTGAATGATTATTTTCGAAATTATCGAATCGATCTCGGTCGATCTTTCGTGTGTCCATATCTTCACCAAATTCATTTCCCAATTATCGTAGGaaaataatattacatgaaaacCGTGGCAGGTGTCGTCCGACCGATCGGTCTGATAaaaatgctgttgaaacgaagcATATTCCTTTCAGATACACCGTGCACGTGTTAATCGGCGAGCTGCACTACGCCTGTTTGACTTCGAAGCCGGAGTGTCCGTCCTCGGCAGCGACCTTGGAGTCTCGCAGCTATTTCTTCCTGGAGAAGCTGAGGAGCGTGTACAGGGAACTGCCGATCCTAGCAGATCTCTCGAAAGACCTGGCCAAGCTCGCGCTGACGGATCTTTCTCAACCGCTGAAGAAGATACTGGTACGTCGACCAACTCTTGTCACAGGCTCGACAAGGATTTAGCGGAGTACCGTTTCAGGAGGAGTACAATCGGCAGGAGCTGGAAATCATGCCGAGGCTGGAGAACGAGCTCTCGGAGATTCGGAAGGCGTTGATGGACGGTGTACAGAAATTGATCGACAGAGGTCAGAGGTTGGACGAGCTGGTGCGCAAGACCCAGTCCCTGCAGATCATGGTACGATCGATCGACCCTCGTAGCTCTCGTAGCCTTCGTATCACGATCGACCATCGCGGTTTTCCTCGTATTAATAATTAGAAGTTCGATGATCTTCCTGAAAGGAGAGAACTATTAGCgcaattattctattatttatattctatattcgaaactattctattctatctaCGTTCGCACGTTTGGTATCAAGAACAACTGTTGCTGGTCCATGGAGTAGATTTTGTTTGAAATGTTCGCGAGGAGACCGACGATTGAGACGATAGAAACGGCTCCCTTTGAACGGCAAAGGAGTGCAGTGCGTTTCCAGCGTTGAACCGAGTTGCCGGGGAGTTTAACGTGTAATTAGCTTATGGCTCGTTTGTTAAAGTAAGCGAGGAGAGCAAACTTTACATTGAATAACAACGCGCCGAGTTAAATATCACGGATTCGTAAATATCTCAGGTTCGTAATCGTCCGTGTTGTTTATTTGCCCAGGGTGGTTGCGATTACGCTATTTTATGTAGAAACGTCGCGTCGCGGAGATAGCCGGCTCGCGTTAATT
The window above is part of the Megalopta genalis isolate 19385.01 chromosome 2, iyMegGena1_principal, whole genome shotgun sequence genome. Proteins encoded here:
- the LOC117226588 gene encoding aminopeptidase A, which gives rise to MMSGRLLVLITMIARSVGHHENDLPVDKRLPDDVVPSDYVIAIAPDFQNHDFHGSIRIDMEISNARSSIVLHSSNLTILSTKLYSRASRVEVPLKSVTVIDQREMLVIRTLDVALSGQYYLKINFTGSLKRKLTGFYLSKYTDPGGSTRDLASTQFEPTYARTAFPCFDEPRFKATFLIRTLHTEKLYHALSNMPVSRTETMKEDESAVATFFEASPPMSTYLVAFLVSDFECLESSLRTLSGNSIPVKVCARPMYKNKTRFALDVAVRTMEYYLTVFNIDYPLPKLDLVAIPDFNAGAMENWGLVTFRESELLHTDDDSSFANTRSVCCTVAHELAHMWFGNLVTMSWWNDLWLNEGFATYMEHMAVDFLFPRWNQIDSFPLHTKYVAMKHDGKARARPIVKRVEDPEEILEMFDRISYQKAAAVIRMLEDAIGNSRFVHGIRDYLLTYRFQNAASRDLFEILQNSSRIGIDMADFMSRWTGFAGFPVINVVQEKKIFRLSQRRFTASKKLHETLDDGSWTIPVKYTTSDRNGAKLDWFLANFSCVELTLEERVDWIKLNHRSVGYYVVNYTEDAWNVFAFLLRDNHRALSPTDRGDLLHDAFLLADAVALNYGSAMNLSVYLSNESSYQPWAVAVDWFGQMNKLLAGTKSHNRFQLYARNLIDRIYRRSGWLVGVERSPSNRELGVLILHGACMVGHKHCLKTAERKLRSLLDGEPLPADIRSVVYSFGLATQSADAESIFEKMSRLLATESGPQEKERLIVGLAGVQQKTLQVRCLELATNENLVRKQDFGPVLIKMASGPVGLKMVWDFIRYTVHVLIGELHYACLTSKPECPSSAATLESRSYFFLEKLRSVYRELPILADLSKDLAKLALTDLSQPLKKILEEYNRQELEIMPRLENELSEIRKALMDGVQKLIDRGQRLDELVRKTQSLQIMSRKDFHMMKTAEKGRNIGATIVTIFLMIVFVSLVVLLFYVRIF